The stretch of DNA GTAGAGTACAATAATACCGATATTTTAATTCCTGTGTCCTATATGATTAAGTGAGGATTCAGTGCAGTAGGTAAAGAACTATCAAAGAAGAGGTACATGTAAAACACTACATTAACAAATTTGAACACTCctctttaatattatcaatttttgttaatagttccttgttttatatatttttgatttaaaacaatatgcaATTAAATTACTAGGTTGCATGCATTTATTCATATAAGGTGAAAGTCCTTAACAATTGATCgatcaatcaataaaaaaatctgaactgaaaatgattttgaatgtacataaaaaaatattcgaagtgtaaataatatgtaatacttaCGATATTTGCTACTTTCCGAGTAAAAGTGTTCTGGAGGTAATGTCACTGTGTGCTTTACTGGATACAAATCAGGTATTTCAATGAATGGTATATCAGATTCATTCAAGTCGTGTTTCAAGGGCTTATTGCTTGTTACCAGGATGTTAGACATTTCTTGAAACTGGATTAAATCATCTTCTTTGTCAAACACACTTAGACTTTCAACATCATTCAGTACATATTTGTTTTGAGTTACTTCTGCATCATTACTTTTTTCAACCAATTGAAGCAACTTGTTCGTTAAATTTATGCTAAAAATAATccaattagttaattttattaaagaacaaATAACTTATTTCAGAGAAATTTGAAGTATTATATCATGATATTcaattactaaatttatttaataattacatacaaataactactttattttgtaaaattatttattaaaaaagtttgcaaaatctataatttaaactattagcaatattaatataaaagaatatagtTACTTTCTTCGTCTATCGGAAATACCCAATATTCTTGTGAAGTTATAGGCTGGTCTTGCAGGATCTTTTTTTttcggtaattttttttgttcacagTCAAATACATTTGCGTTCAAAATTGCCTGTTTAACTCCTCTGTGAATAGCTTTTGGAGCTGGTACCTCTGCGAGCTCTTCAATTCTATGAGGCAACACATCTTCAGCTATTATTGTCTTTGTTAGTACTTGTGCTTGAGAGATACCTTCCAAAAGGACATTGGAGTTCTTAAGAGTGTAACAGGGTCTCTCCTTAAAGTCTGGATGATTTTCATCTAGTGGAAGAGGTCGTTCATACGGACCTACAATTTCAATtctgtaacaaacaaaaaaacacaattgttgataaagttttatttaaatgttttagtttAACTCGCCAAacttataaagttatattatcgAATGCTACTCTCATCTCAAATGTAcctaatatatttctattttgtatGGATTAAATCATATgctaataagaaataataaaatcggtTGATCTGCAGCAGCAACTTCTCAAAGGCATTGTTTCTGTTATATTTGAGTATTTTGCCCATTGcgatttttacatatattatagttagCTTATATACTGGGTTGTAATAGCTTTACTACAGAACACTAAGTTGCATCCGTTTGATATGATTATTCTAGAAAATGTTCTTATAACTTAcacattgttaatttaattatatcatgtTTTAGTAAGTCAATATTGTTTCAAACTTCTATTAAATCAGTAAAACTGGGAAACGCAATCTTTATTAACTAATTTCACATAAATATAACCTCTTTGTTATCGATAATAGTAACTGCTAATTTACCGTTCTTTAGGCTCTTGTTTGTCTTTTACGAATTCTAAAGCATCTTCGAAAGGAATTCCTTTTTGTCTTAACGATTCTTCAACACCAGTATCAATCGGCACGCGTTTGCCTTGGACCATCcaatgttttttaaacataaaaccaATATGTTGTCGATGTAATACTTGCGACAActtcattgttatatttttgttttactctTCTTTAAGTCAACGGAACAgcagaaatataatttatacttagttattaaaaaatctttacattaCACAATCTATACACTTAATAACTGACAGGTGTTTGACAGCTTCTGTTAAGTGTCAACTGTTTTGATACCGCATTTCAATATACGCATAGTCTCAGCACTCTTACGGCAGTAATTCTAATAGCCTTTTCTGCCGGAGagtaaacttgtttttttttttctatatagtaTATCTCCGAGGATTACTCATTTCATATATCATCTGTTcagtttgtatataaatatttattcagtcATGTCATAAATAACTTCGAATTATTTTGGGACCTATAAAGTCTTTACCTATAAAGGCAATGCAATTTGAATGTGGTGATCCTCCGCTTCAACTGAGAAGaaacattttatacttataaattatttaatagcttTCGTCTATAATCTACCAATTATCACGGGTCTTGTTAAACTTACGATTTATAAACCAAAGCAGAGTTCTTTTCTCAAGTTTgaaaaaaaccaaaacaaatcaatatcaaaaagattcgagatggcccagtggttagaacgcgtgcatcttaaccgatgattgcgggttctaacccaggcaagcaccgctgtttcatgtgcttaatttgtctttataattcatcattcattcatgaaggaaaacatcgtgaggaaacctgcatgtgacaaatttcatagaaattttgccacatgtgcattccaccaacccgcattggaacagcgtggtagaatatgttgtaaaaacaataagtaaaagggataactagatgttttaatt from Vanessa cardui chromosome 20, ilVanCard2.1, whole genome shotgun sequence encodes:
- the LOC124538348 gene encoding 39S ribosomal protein L37, mitochondrial; translation: MKLSQVLHRQHIGFMFKKHWMVQGKRVPIDTGVEESLRQKGIPFEDALEFVKDKQEPKERIEIVGPYERPLPLDENHPDFKERPCYTLKNSNVLLEGISQAQVLTKTIIAEDVLPHRIEELAEVPAPKAIHRGVKQAILNANVFDCEQKKLPKKKDPARPAYNFTRILGISDRRRNINLTNKLLQLVEKSNDAEVTQNKYVLNDVESLSVFDKEDDLIQFQEMSNILVTSNKPLKHDLNESDIPFIEIPDLYPVKHTVTLPPEHFYSESSKYPVRSSIMKKHPHTTWLHFNSTEVNNIYETPVTPTQILGHSLTHAFTVATAYAKQLYGEDVKDLPDPIHLNCIQTDGQRFHFGVLELNTLNLDGTEGTKNVWYCKNDLKLYDSCRYLSAIPVLENYNPKVYGYINAFYNC